CCAGGTGATCCGCTTCGGCATGGAAATCGCCGACGCGCTCGACCGCGCGCACCGCGCCGGCATCGTCCACCGGGACCTCAAGCCCGGCAACGTCATGCTGACGAAGTCGGGCGTGAAGCTCCTCGACTTCGGCCTGGCCAAGACGGCGGCCGAGCGGCGCGAGCCGGACCTCTCGTCCCTCCCCACCCAGATGGGCGCGTCGCGGCCGCTCACCCAGAAGGGCACGGTGATGGGCACCTTCCAGTACATGGCGCCCGAGCAGCTCGAAGGGAAGGAAGCGGATCCTCGGACCGACATCTTCGCGCTCGGATGCGTGCTTTACGAAATGGCGACGGGCAAGAAGGCCTTCACGGGCGCGAGCCAGGCCTCGCTCGTCTCTGCGATCCTGCGCGACGAGCCGAAGCCGATCTCGGAGCTCGCGCCGATGGCGCCGCCGGCTCTCGACCGCCTCGCGAAGACCTGTCTCGCCAAGGACCCCGAGGAGCGGTGGCAGTCCGCGCGCGACGTCATGTCGGAGCTTCGCTGGATCGGCCAGGCGGGATCGCAGGCCGGCGCGCCCGCCATCGTCGTTTCGCGGAGGAAGAACCGAGAGAAGCTCGCGTGGGGGATCGCGATCGCGGCGGTCGCGGGTCTCCTGGCCCTCACCGCCATGCAGCTTCGCCGGCACGAAGAGTCCGCCTCGACGGTCCGCTTCGACGTTTCCCCACCGCCCGACGTTCGATTCGGGTACGGCCTCGCGATCTCGCCGGACGGGAGCCAGCTCGTCTTCGAAGGGTCGGCCGCGGGCAAGCAGAAGCTCTACGTGCGCCGCCTCTCGGCGACCGACGTCAAGGAGCTCCCGGGAACCGACGGAGCCTCGTTTCCGTTCTGGTCGCCCGACGGATCTCGTCTCGGATTCTTCGTCGGGGGTTCGCTCAAGAGATACGACCTGGCGACGGGATCCGTCCAAACCCTGGCCCCGGCGTCGAACGGTCGCGGAGGAACGTGGAACCGGGACGGCGTGATCCTGTACGCGCCCGACACCGGGACCGCCCTCTTTCGCGTTTCCGCCGACGGCGGCAAGCCCGTCGCCGAAACGGTTCTCGATCCCCGCGGCCAGGAGGGAAGCCACCGCTGGCCCTCGTTTCTCCCCGACGGGCGCCACTACTTCTACCTCGTGCGGGGTTCGGCCTCGGGGAAGCCGGGAATCTACGTGGGAGAGCTCGGGTCGACGAAGAGGCGCTTCGTCGCCGAGGCGGCGTCGACGATCGCGTATTCCCCTCCGGGATTCCTGCTCTACATCCGCCAGAAAGCTCTCGTCGCCCAGAGGTTCGATGCGAAGACGCTCGAGACGCTCGCCGCGCCATTTCCGGTCGTCGCCGACGTGGAAGCGCTCGGCGACACGCAGCCGACGGGATACGCGCGATTCTCCGTTTCCGGCAACGGCGTTCTGGCGGTCCGGAGCGGGGTATCGAGCGTTTCGCAGCTCGCCTGGCTCGACAGGGAGGGCAAGAAGCTTTCCGCGGTGGGATCGGCCGGAGAACAGGACGAGCTCGCGCTCTCGCCCGACCAGAGATTCGTCGTTTTCGAGAGAAACGATCCCGCATTGGGGACCAACGACCTCTGGCGGCTCGACCTCGAACGCGGAATCGAGAGCCGGCTCACCTACGATCCCGGGAGCGAAAGCACCGCCGTCTGGCTTCCGGACGGCCGGAGCGTCATCTATTCGAGCGGCAGCGTCGTGGGCCTGCAGAAAGAGATCGACCAGGTCAACTCGGCGGGCACGGGAGACAAGCACGTTCTGCTCCAATCGAACGGGAGCTCCGTTTATCCCGACGCCGTCTCGCCCGACGGCAAGTTCCTGCTGTACGAGCAGCAGACCCAGAAGGGAAGCCTCGACCTGTTTCTCCTGCCGCTCTCGGGAGGAGGCAAGCCCGTGACCTACCTCGCGACACCGTTCGACGAGGCGCACGGGCAGTTCTCCCCCGACGGCCGATTCATCAGCTACACGTCGAGCGAATCGGGCCGCGAAGAGATCTACGTCCGTCTGTTCCCCGGGGGAGACGAGAAGTGGCAGGTCTCGACGTCCGGGGGCGACCAGTCGACGTGGAAGGCGGACGGGACCGAGCTCTACTACCTCTCACCTCAGCAGGACATCATGGCCGTTCCGGTCGAGAAGAAAGGAACGGGCCTCTCCTTCGGAACTCCGGCGAAGCTTTTCCCCGTGCGCGTTCCCGCCTGGGGCGTGACGCTCTCGCGCACGGGCTTCCAGGTCTCGCGCGACGGGACACGGTTTCTCGTCAACCAGGTGACCGGCGGCACGGACCGCTCCCCGATCACCGTGGCCCTGAACTGGACGGCGGATACCAAGAAATAACGTCGGCCGGTCGCGCTCGCGCAGAGCGCTGGAACGCGCCGGCCTCCCAGAACGCGATCCTCTTCACCTCGGTTGCTCGCGCCCTGCGGACGCGGCCAGTTACGCGCCTGGCGCTAGCG
The Thermoanaerobaculia bacterium genome window above contains:
- a CDS encoding protein kinase, with amino-acid sequence HICTLYDVGSADGVEYLVMELLEGQTLADRVEKGPLPTDQVIRFGMEIADALDRAHRAGIVHRDLKPGNVMLTKSGVKLLDFGLAKTAAERREPDLSSLPTQMGASRPLTQKGTVMGTFQYMAPEQLEGKEADPRTDIFALGCVLYEMATGKKAFTGASQASLVSAILRDEPKPISELAPMAPPALDRLAKTCLAKDPEERWQSARDVMSELRWIGQAGSQAGAPAIVVSRRKNREKLAWGIAIAAVAGLLALTAMQLRRHEESASTVRFDVSPPPDVRFGYGLAISPDGSQLVFEGSAAGKQKLYVRRLSATDVKELPGTDGASFPFWSPDGSRLGFFVGGSLKRYDLATGSVQTLAPASNGRGGTWNRDGVILYAPDTGTALFRVSADGGKPVAETVLDPRGQEGSHRWPSFLPDGRHYFYLVRGSASGKPGIYVGELGSTKRRFVAEAASTIAYSPPGFLLYIRQKALVAQRFDAKTLETLAAPFPVVADVEALGDTQPTGYARFSVSGNGVLAVRSGVSSVSQLAWLDREGKKLSAVGSAGEQDELALSPDQRFVVFERNDPALGTNDLWRLDLERGIESRLTYDPGSESTAVWLPDGRSVIYSSGSVVGLQKEIDQVNSAGTGDKHVLLQSNGSSVYPDAVSPDGKFLLYEQQTQKGSLDLFLLPLSGGGKPVTYLATPFDEAHGQFSPDGRFISYTSSESGREEIYVRLFPGGDEKWQVSTSGGDQSTWKADGTELYYLSPQQDIMAVPVEKKGTGLSFGTPAKLFPVRVPAWGVTLSRTGFQVSRDGTRFLVNQVTGGTDRSPITVALNWTADTKK